A single region of the Gossypium arboreum isolate Shixiya-1 chromosome 12, ASM2569848v2, whole genome shotgun sequence genome encodes:
- the LOC108478606 gene encoding NAC domain-containing protein 6-like, protein MNCQSNSDDTTLEMELPGFRFHPTEEELLGFYLKNMIYGNKLRDDVIGFLNIYHHDPSDLPGLSKIGGREWYFFVPRDRKHGNGGRPNRTTENGYWKATGSDRKIVSLSDPKRITGLKKTLVFYKGRAPRGNKTDWVMNEYRLPDGCSLPKDIVLCKIYRKATSLKVLEQRAALEEELKATNTTTSSPLSSLQTISFCNPKEDLVPSISETREFFKKEIEEEKELVEEKKDRIAKENKVSPPSLHFPVGNEKLAELQLPKIINDWTQDQFWTQLNSPWFQNLTPYANILNF, encoded by the exons ATGAACTGCCAATCCAATTCTGATGATACCACCCTAGAGATGGAACTTCCGGGCTTTCGATTCCATCCAACAGAGGAAGAACTCCTTGGTTTTTACCTCAAAAACATGATTTACGGCAACAAGTTGCGTGATGATGTAATTGGATTTCTCAACATTTATCACCATGATCCCTCTGATTTGCCTG GATTGTCGAAGATTGGGGGGAGGGAATGGTATTTCTTTGTGCCTAGAGATAGGAAGCATGGCAATGGAGGGAGACCAAACCGGACGACTGAAAATGGGTACTGGAAAGCCACTGGTTCTGACCGGAAAATTGTGAGCTTATCAGATCCAAAGCGGATAACTGGCCTGAAAAAGACTCTTGTTTTCTATAAAGGGAGAGCTCCACGAGGAAACAAGACTGATTGGGTCATGAACGAGTATCGCCTCCCAGATGGTTGCTCCTTGCCTAAG GACATAGTTTTGTGCAAGATATACAGGAAAGCTACCTCCTTGAAAGTACTGGAGCAAAGAGCAGCATTGGAGGAAGAGTTGAAGGCAACGAACACAACAACTTCATCTCCATTGTCATCCTTACAGACCATCTCCTTTTGCAACCCAAAAGAAGATTTGGTGCCATCAATTTCTGAAACCAGAGAATTCTTCaagaaagaaattgaagaagaaaaagaactGGTGGAAGAGAAAAAAGATAGAATAGCAAAGGAGAACAAAGTTTCTCCACCATCTCTGCATTTTCCTGTAGGCAATGAAAAATTGGCAGAGCTTCAATTGCCCAAAATTATAAATGACTGGACCCAGGATCAATTCTGGACTCAGCTAAATAGCCCTTGGTTTCAGAATCTGACACCATATGCAAACATCCTGAATTTCTAA